The DNA window CGTCCAGGTTGAACGAGTAGCCCGTCGGCATCACGAAGGCGACGATCCGGCGCGGCACGCCGAACGCCTCCATCGCCTGCATCGCGCGCGGCAGCGCCGCCTCGGAGCTGGCCGTCGAGAACGCGATCAGCGCCGGCTCGCGCACCGCGGCGATGAACTTCTTGATCGGGATGCGGAAGAGCAGCGCGACGGGCACCAGCACCAGCAGGATGAACACCGCCAGCGCGCCGTACAGCGTCAGCACGAGCGTCGCCAGGTTGCGCAGCACGCCCAGCCCGCTCTTCGACACCGTGACCGCGATCGCGGCGCCGATGCCGATGGGCGCGTAGGCCATCACGAGGCCGACGAACTTGAACATCACCTGCGAGAGCGCGTCGCACCAGTCGAGCATCACCTGCTTCGGCCGCCCCTCGACCTTCGCCAGCCCGACGGCGAAGAGGATCGAGAAGAACACGATCTGCAGCACCTCGTTCGACGCCGCGGCCTCGAAGAAGCTCTGCGGGACGGTGTGCTCCAGGACGCTCGTGACGGTCGGCGTCTTGTTCGCCAGCTGCGCCGCCTCGCCCGCCTCGGCGGGGAGCGTGATGCCGTCGCCCGGGCGGACGAGGTTGACCGCGATCAGGCCGACCGCCAGTGCCAGCGTCGTGACGATCGCGAAGTAGATGATCGAGCGCAGCGCCAGCCGGCCCACCTTCTTCATGTCGTCCCCGTGGCCGGCGATGCCGATCACGAGGGTGCTGAAGAGCAGCGGGACGATCAGCGACTTGATCATCCGGATGAAGATCGTCCCCAGCACCCGCAGGTCGCTGGCGGCGAACCCGCCG is part of the Roseisolibacter agri genome and encodes:
- a CDS encoding dicarboxylate/amino acid:cation symporter; amino-acid sequence: MSLSTTATAPTPPAPPRTGLRRVSLTQWILISLVVGIAVGAAFPDAERAAHGGFAASDLRVLGTIFIRMIKSLIVPLLFSTLVIGIAGHGDDMKKVGRLALRSIIYFAIVTTLALAVGLIAVNLVRPGDGITLPAEAGEAAQLANKTPTVTSVLEHTVPQSFFEAAASNEVLQIVFFSILFAVGLAKVEGRPKQVMLDWCDALSQVMFKFVGLVMAYAPIGIGAAIAVTVSKSGLGVLRNLATLVLTLYGALAVFILLVLVPVALLFRIPIKKFIAAVREPALIAFSTASSEAALPRAMQAMEAFGVPRRIVAFVMPTGYSFNLDGSTLYLALASVFAAQAAGIDMPLGTQILMMLTLMLTSKGVAAVPRASLVILSGALAQFGLPLSAVAVILGVDALMDMARTSVNLVGNCLATAVMARWEGVFGEQPALAAQQATELERQEHAVV